Proteins encoded together in one Halothermothrix orenii H 168 window:
- a CDS encoding chromate transporter yields the protein MKKSLKNLVKLFFVFLKIGLFTFGGGFAMIPLMEKEIVRKHGWIEKEKFIDAISITQSVPGAVAINLATFFGYNLAGIPGAIVAATGTALPSFVIVLIIAMGFSKFNNNQVVKNMFKGIRPAVVGLIIYAGLDLARHIDWSKFLLCTFLMTVVAIIIFNINPVSLILTAIVTGLLVYQRNTGRDDQEEAEATSFKIQES from the coding sequence ATGAAAAAATCTTTGAAAAACCTGGTAAAGCTATTTTTCGTTTTTTTAAAAATAGGTTTATTTACCTTCGGGGGTGGTTTTGCCATGATTCCCCTGATGGAAAAAGAGATAGTCCGTAAACATGGGTGGATAGAGAAAGAAAAGTTTATTGATGCTATTTCTATTACCCAGTCAGTGCCAGGAGCTGTTGCCATTAACCTTGCTACCTTTTTTGGTTATAATCTGGCCGGGATTCCCGGGGCTATAGTTGCTGCAACAGGGACAGCTTTACCGTCTTTTGTAATAGTCCTTATAATTGCCATGGGGTTCAGTAAATTTAATAATAACCAGGTTGTTAAAAATATGTTTAAAGGTATCAGGCCTGCTGTTGTCGGATTAATAATATATGCCGGGCTGGATTTGGCCAGGCATATTGACTGGTCAAAGTTTTTGCTTTGTACTTTTTTAATGACAGTAGTAGCTATCATTATCTTTAATATAAACCCAGTATCCCTTATCTTGACAGCTATTGTTACTGGATTACTGGTTTACCAGAGGAATACCGGAAGAGATGACCAGGAAGAGGCTGAAGCAACATCGTTTAAAATACAGGAGTCTTAA
- a CDS encoding pyridoxamine kinase yields MQLPVPRVAAIHDLSGFGRASLTVIIPILSTLGIQVCPVPTAILSTHTGGFKDYKYIDLTEHLEDYINHWDKLNIKFDGIYSGFLGSPDQISIVSNFIEKFQGDNQLIVIDPVMGDNGQTYGPMNGRMIQEMKGLICQADVITPNMTEAAFLLDENYPETISEEKIKTYLVDLSQKGPRIVIITSVPFEGIKGKTSVVAYNRDDGRFWKVDCDYVPTHFPGTGDAFTSVVVGSMLQGDSLPLALDRAVQFVSTAIRTTYGYNYANREGVMLERVLENLKAPALSHSYEIF; encoded by the coding sequence ATGCAACTTCCCGTACCCCGGGTCGCCGCCATACATGATTTATCAGGTTTTGGAAGGGCTTCACTAACTGTCATTATACCTATTCTCTCAACCCTTGGTATTCAGGTCTGCCCTGTTCCTACCGCTATTCTATCCACCCATACCGGAGGTTTTAAAGACTATAAATATATAGACTTAACAGAACACCTGGAGGACTATATTAACCACTGGGACAAACTAAACATTAAATTTGACGGTATCTACAGTGGGTTTCTGGGTTCTCCTGATCAGATCTCCATTGTCTCCAATTTTATTGAAAAATTCCAGGGTGATAACCAGCTGATTGTTATTGATCCGGTCATGGGAGATAATGGCCAGACTTACGGACCAATGAATGGCAGAATGATACAGGAAATGAAGGGCCTGATTTGCCAGGCTGATGTTATTACCCCCAATATGACCGAAGCTGCTTTTTTACTTGATGAAAATTATCCAGAAACCATCAGTGAAGAAAAAATCAAAACATACCTGGTTGACCTCTCACAAAAAGGCCCCCGCATAGTCATTATAACCAGTGTCCCCTTTGAGGGTATTAAAGGTAAAACCTCAGTAGTGGCCTATAACCGGGATGATGGTAGATTCTGGAAAGTAGACTGTGATTATGTTCCCACCCATTTCCCGGGTACCGGGGATGCTTTTACAAGTGTGGTAGTCGGCAGTATGCTCCAGGGGGATAGCCTCCCCCTGGCCCTGGACAGGGCTGTCCAGTTTGTATCCACCGCCATTAGAACAACCTATGGCTATAACTATGCCAACCGGGAAGGTGTAATGCTGGAACGGGTTCTGGAAAATCTTAAAGCCCCCGCCCTTTCCCATAGTTATGAAATATTTTAA
- a CDS encoding metallophosphoesterase family protein, whose amino-acid sequence MRILHTADWHLGKHLEGWSRYEEQKEFVEEIIEIADDNKVDMVLICGDIFDTTNPPAEAEQLFFQAMDYLSKGGERVICLISGNHDSPNRLMAPGPLASRQGIFIMDEPRGDRYKLDDDRVLNRGQGYIELEINGEGVVLTALPYPSESRLNQVFSWTGDDRAVQESYSRRVGQIFSHLEQYYRENTINIAMSHLFVAGGQTTRSERPIQVGGSLTVLPEHLPEKSQYTALGHLHRYQIASSARRAYYSGSPLQYSLSEKDHKKCVNLVELHPGEEARIEQVELTTKKPIEVWEAEGVEEAIKMVEANKDRSVWAYLYINVDKTLLQSEIKKIKEIKKDILCINPITPEEKYEWETIKMPDEDLDIMELFKEYYRKTKKVEPDDDIIRMFSSIVNDTREKGEHDETAAS is encoded by the coding sequence TTGAGAATTTTACATACTGCTGACTGGCATCTGGGGAAACACCTGGAGGGATGGAGTAGATATGAAGAACAAAAAGAATTTGTTGAAGAAATAATTGAAATAGCTGATGATAATAAGGTAGACATGGTTTTAATATGTGGGGATATATTTGACACTACTAACCCTCCAGCGGAGGCGGAACAGCTTTTTTTTCAGGCGATGGATTACCTGTCAAAAGGTGGGGAGAGGGTAATCTGTTTGATCTCTGGTAACCATGATAGTCCCAACCGTCTTATGGCCCCGGGGCCTCTGGCTTCCAGACAGGGAATTTTTATTATGGATGAGCCCCGGGGAGACAGGTATAAGCTGGATGATGACCGGGTGTTAAACCGTGGTCAGGGGTACATAGAACTTGAAATTAACGGAGAAGGTGTTGTCCTTACGGCTCTGCCCTATCCTTCTGAGAGCCGGTTAAACCAGGTCTTTTCATGGACCGGTGATGACCGGGCAGTGCAGGAAAGTTATTCCCGTCGAGTGGGTCAGATTTTTTCCCATTTAGAGCAATATTATCGTGAAAATACAATCAACATTGCCATGAGTCACCTTTTCGTTGCCGGGGGTCAGACTACCCGGTCTGAAAGACCCATCCAGGTTGGTGGCAGCCTGACAGTATTACCGGAACACCTTCCAGAAAAATCCCAGTACACAGCCCTGGGCCACCTCCATCGTTATCAAATTGCTTCTTCAGCCCGGAGGGCTTACTATTCAGGTTCTCCGTTGCAGTATAGCCTCAGTGAAAAAGATCATAAAAAGTGTGTTAACCTTGTAGAGCTTCATCCGGGAGAGGAGGCCCGGATTGAACAGGTTGAATTGACAACAAAAAAACCAATCGAGGTCTGGGAAGCAGAAGGGGTTGAAGAGGCTATAAAAATGGTTGAGGCCAATAAGGACCGTTCTGTCTGGGCATACCTTTATATAAATGTGGATAAAACTCTACTTCAGTCTGAAATTAAAAAAATAAAGGAAATTAAAAAGGATATTCTATGTATTAACCCCATAACCCCTGAAGAGAAATATGAATGGGAAACTATAAAGATGCCTGATGAGGACCTGGATATAATGGAATTGTTTAAAGAATATTATCGTAAGACAAAAAAAGTTGAGCCTGATGACGATATTATCAGGATGTTTAGCAGTATTGTTAATGATACCAGGGAAAAGGGGGAGCATGATGAGACCGCTGCTTCTTAA
- a CDS encoding MFS transporter, translating to MALPFYIVFAREVFEIGESYIGRYLLFQIGGTIISNIIWDYLSRKAGSLMVVRTCILLGGLIPVVAILTSFYGPDVFVIVFILIGFIKSGRRIGFDPYLLEIAPEGKRTVYLGVRGTLNFLIVLMPVFGGVFIDLVGFYITFIIVSLVMFIAYKMVKGPSPK from the coding sequence ATGGCCCTTCCATTTTATATTGTATTTGCCAGAGAGGTATTTGAAATTGGTGAATCATATATAGGGCGGTATTTACTTTTTCAGATTGGGGGTACCATTATTTCCAACATAATCTGGGATTATCTTTCCAGAAAAGCTGGTTCTTTGATGGTAGTCCGTACCTGTATACTACTGGGTGGATTAATTCCCGTGGTGGCCATTTTAACTTCTTTTTATGGACCGGATGTATTTGTTATTGTATTTATTCTAATAGGTTTTATAAAAAGTGGCCGTCGAATCGGCTTTGACCCTTACTTACTGGAAATAGCTCCTGAGGGAAAGAGAACTGTTTATTTGGGGGTAAGGGGTACTCTTAATTTTTTGATTGTTCTTATGCCAGTCTTCGGGGGTGTATTTATTGATCTGGTTGGTTTTTATATAACATTTATTATTGTATCACTTGTTATGTTTATAGCATATAAAATGGTGAAGGGGCCATCACCAAAATAA
- a CDS encoding MarR family winged helix-turn-helix transcriptional regulator, with the protein MGTQDSLIEVIEKLSAMMGEFEDRALNSDELADLTVKQLHYLDVIKKYKKPTFTDLAEEMGVTKPTVTLAVNKLINQGYVKKVQSAEDRRVYHLLLTEMGERVVDVHDKAHRDFARQFMKCLNDEELNQLVTIFKKVVKCE; encoded by the coding sequence ATGGGAACACAGGATTCTTTAATTGAGGTAATTGAGAAGCTTTCTGCTATGATGGGAGAGTTTGAGGATAGAGCCCTTAATAGTGATGAACTGGCAGACTTAACGGTTAAGCAATTACATTATCTTGATGTTATAAAAAAATATAAAAAACCGACTTTTACAGACCTGGCTGAAGAAATGGGGGTAACCAAACCCACTGTAACCCTTGCGGTAAATAAATTGATAAATCAGGGTTATGTTAAAAAAGTACAGTCTGCTGAAGACCGGAGGGTATACCACCTGTTACTGACTGAAATGGGGGAAAGGGTGGTCGACGTTCATGATAAAGCACACCGGGACTTTGCGCGGCAGTTTATGAAGTGCCTCAATGATGAGGAACTTAATCAGCTAGTGACCATATTTAAAAAGGTTGTTAAATGTGAGTAG
- a CDS encoding AAA family ATPase — MRPLLLKISGLNSFVQEEIINFKKLTEKGLFGIFGPTGSGKSSILDAITIALYGKIARDTKEFINKETGELYVYFEFAMGSNQKTYCIDRKLKTSDNNGYTTSRVRLAIKENGKVEEVYEKVREVEDKVEKIIGLNHEDFMRTVVLPQGQFSEFLTLQGKKRRDMLERILNLEEFGERLMEKLRLRKNIKESQLKSVETILTSYEDVSEKSLEDILNKLENLKKEIGYKKKRLQEKRNEYEKYKEVWTRQKQLLKYQEKLDTLEERSERISNLKNKMEQAKKALNLKKDINRLERYHQERKETNQKVENLEKMIVDLREKRDRYNREYEESLRAKEKELPDLTKKKLEIKDAIKLYEQNKGIKKEVTGKAEKLKQMVQDKNSLEEYLKRGQEKSRVIKQQIKDLEDIIEKQVINSDYRKTIMAGLNLERDYKQVQKDIKVINQGIKRLEREIWSLDEKRKDKSGELKRIESGILYQYEKIIGDKEKAERELNGQKEKLEDDINKKRKQLEDLEKEIEDYKIRNLAGILAGKLTEGSPCPVCGSTEHPRVAEKIDKAGLQKLLNTRKEIDSKLTELEERLNKYNSGMSILNKELTRLRQEKEEVILSFDNVLSELEEYDGVLTTGPGELRRKRDRVKNELTKYTTQLETKQKDLADRKDKMKELKSLNSTLKQEYFKLIGELGIDDIADELENINKKDKERENYQKRLTQLRQQYEKINNRIENYRVSFNETEREITIFEHKIQTLKDKYQENRKEIENKVGDRDPLHYLKEVESREEELKKRVDKYKKALEDTTDLLNNKERLMERLKQNRATLIKEISDTEQYLKEKMDEYKFESFDDVRKYLSWENQIRAWEEEITEFEDLKKEVESNITRLKMELNGQSISQERWTKIKADRESLEENLSRLQEELGSCKQTIEELKRKLELKRKNQEKKEELEHDLAVIKDINDLIRGKSFVEFVAMKQLRYIALEASSRLMEITNNRYKLELDNQGEFVICDNYNGGVRRDCKTLSGGETFLTSLSLALSLSSHIQLKGNSNMEFFFLDEGFGTLDVNLLDIVMNSLERLHNEHLTVGIISHVEELKNRVPVKLMVEPAEPGLHGSRVRIEYT; from the coding sequence ATGAGACCGCTGCTTCTTAAAATTTCGGGTTTAAATAGCTTTGTCCAGGAAGAGATTATTAATTTTAAAAAGCTGACCGAAAAAGGGTTATTTGGTATTTTTGGTCCCACCGGGAGTGGTAAGTCGAGTATTTTAGATGCCATAACCATTGCCCTTTATGGGAAAATAGCAAGGGATACCAAAGAATTTATTAATAAAGAGACCGGCGAGCTTTATGTCTATTTCGAATTTGCCATGGGAAGTAATCAAAAGACTTATTGTATTGACAGAAAACTGAAGACCTCTGATAACAATGGATATACTACCTCACGGGTTCGCCTTGCCATTAAAGAAAATGGCAAGGTTGAGGAAGTCTATGAAAAAGTGAGGGAAGTCGAGGATAAGGTTGAAAAAATTATTGGCCTTAATCATGAGGATTTTATGCGAACCGTGGTTTTACCCCAGGGACAGTTTAGTGAGTTTTTAACCCTTCAAGGAAAGAAACGGCGGGACATGCTGGAAAGGATTCTTAACCTGGAAGAGTTTGGTGAAAGATTGATGGAGAAATTGCGGTTACGGAAAAATATAAAAGAGAGTCAACTAAAAAGTGTGGAAACTATCCTGACCAGTTATGAGGATGTATCAGAAAAGAGTCTTGAAGATATCCTCAATAAACTTGAAAATCTTAAGAAAGAAATTGGTTATAAAAAAAAGAGGTTACAGGAAAAGAGAAATGAGTATGAGAAATATAAAGAAGTCTGGACCAGGCAGAAACAGCTTTTAAAATACCAGGAAAAACTTGATACTCTAGAGGAACGTTCTGAGAGAATCTCTAACCTTAAAAACAAAATGGAACAGGCTAAAAAGGCCCTGAACCTGAAAAAAGATATAAACAGGCTGGAAAGATATCATCAGGAGCGAAAAGAAACTAACCAGAAGGTAGAGAATCTGGAGAAAATGATTGTAGATTTAAGGGAAAAGAGGGATAGATATAACCGTGAGTACGAAGAGAGCCTCAGGGCAAAAGAAAAAGAATTACCTGACCTAACAAAAAAGAAACTGGAAATCAAGGATGCTATTAAACTCTATGAGCAAAATAAAGGGATAAAAAAAGAGGTAACCGGGAAAGCAGAAAAATTAAAACAAATGGTGCAGGATAAAAATAGTCTTGAAGAATATTTAAAAAGGGGTCAGGAAAAATCCCGGGTGATCAAACAGCAAATCAAAGACCTGGAAGACATCATTGAAAAACAGGTCATTAATTCAGATTACCGGAAAACAATAATGGCAGGGCTTAACCTTGAAAGAGACTATAAGCAGGTTCAAAAAGACATTAAGGTGATTAATCAGGGGATAAAGAGGCTTGAAAGGGAAATATGGAGCCTTGATGAAAAGAGGAAGGATAAATCTGGAGAATTAAAAAGAATTGAAAGTGGAATCCTTTATCAATATGAAAAAATAATTGGTGATAAAGAAAAAGCGGAGAGGGAGTTAAACGGGCAGAAGGAAAAACTTGAAGATGACATTAATAAAAAAAGAAAACAACTGGAAGATTTAGAAAAGGAAATTGAAGATTATAAAATTAGAAATCTGGCAGGTATTCTGGCCGGGAAATTAACTGAGGGTTCTCCATGCCCGGTCTGTGGCTCGACTGAACACCCCCGGGTAGCTGAGAAAATTGATAAAGCGGGGCTTCAAAAGCTCCTGAATACCAGAAAAGAGATCGATAGCAAATTAACGGAATTAGAGGAGAGGTTAAATAAATATAATTCCGGGATGAGTATTTTAAATAAAGAACTTACCAGATTACGGCAGGAAAAAGAAGAAGTGATTTTATCATTTGACAATGTTCTGTCAGAACTTGAAGAATATGATGGAGTTTTAACAACAGGTCCGGGGGAGTTGAGAAGAAAGAGGGACAGGGTAAAAAATGAGTTGACAAAATATACTACCCAGTTGGAAACAAAGCAAAAAGATCTTGCTGACAGGAAAGATAAAATGAAAGAATTAAAGAGTCTTAATAGTACCTTGAAACAGGAGTATTTTAAATTAATCGGGGAACTTGGCATTGATGATATTGCTGATGAACTTGAAAATATAAATAAAAAGGATAAAGAGAGGGAAAATTACCAGAAGAGGCTTACCCAATTACGTCAGCAGTATGAAAAGATTAATAACCGGATTGAAAATTACCGGGTTAGCTTTAATGAAACTGAGAGGGAAATTACGATTTTTGAACATAAGATACAAACACTAAAGGATAAATATCAGGAAAATAGAAAAGAGATTGAAAATAAGGTTGGTGACAGGGATCCCCTTCATTATTTAAAAGAGGTTGAAAGCCGGGAAGAAGAGTTGAAAAAAAGGGTAGATAAATATAAAAAGGCCCTTGAAGATACTACAGACCTTTTAAATAACAAAGAACGTCTTATGGAGAGGTTAAAACAAAACCGGGCTACCCTGATAAAAGAAATCAGTGATACAGAGCAATATTTAAAAGAGAAAATGGATGAGTATAAATTTGAGAGTTTTGATGATGTACGCAAATACCTGTCCTGGGAAAACCAGATCAGGGCCTGGGAGGAAGAAATAACTGAGTTTGAAGATTTAAAAAAAGAGGTAGAAAGTAATATTACCAGATTAAAAATGGAGCTTAACGGACAGTCCATCAGTCAGGAGCGGTGGACTAAAATAAAGGCTGACAGGGAAAGCCTTGAAGAGAATCTCAGCAGGCTACAGGAAGAACTTGGTTCCTGTAAGCAGACTATTGAGGAATTGAAAAGAAAGCTGGAGCTTAAGCGCAAAAATCAGGAGAAAAAAGAGGAACTGGAGCATGACCTGGCAGTTATTAAGGATATTAATGACCTTATCAGGGGCAAAAGTTTTGTTGAATTTGTGGCCATGAAACAGCTGAGGTATATAGCCCTGGAGGCTTCCAGCAGGTTGATGGAAATAACTAATAACAGGTACAAACTGGAGCTGGATAATCAGGGTGAATTCGTTATCTGTGATAATTACAATGGAGGTGTCAGGAGAGACTGTAAAACCCTGTCCGGAGGAGAAACTTTCCTGACATCCCTGTCACTGGCCCTGTCCCTGTCCTCCCATATTCAGCTCAAGGGTAATTCAAATATGGAATTTTTCTTCCTTGATGAGGGGTTTGGAACACTGGATGTCAACCTGTTGGATATTGTTATGAATTCACTGGAGCGGTTGCATAATGAACACCTGACGGTCGGTATTATCAGTCATGTTGAAGAACTTAAAAACAGGGTCCCGGTTAAGCTTATGGTCGAACCGGCTGAACCGGGACTTCATGGTAGCCGGGTCAGGATTGAATATACATAA
- a CDS encoding GntR family transcriptional regulator — translation MGKPVLPTYKTIAAEITNRIHEGEYKSGSYLPSENQLAREFEVTRTTIRKALNILKERGTIESHQGKGYRVKLLHWEQSLLTFYSFGRDIAWKVQNPETRLLSYNKIRGLKNINEFINTELWEITRLRFMNEIPLILETSYIPVKVMPEFKEEDLKQNSLYNLLKENGVHIVKAKEYLEPVLPSLEDQKLLNIKQNTPLFQTLRYTYDSNEKLLEVRESLIRGDHFRFSVEMTL, via the coding sequence ATGGGTAAACCGGTTTTACCAACCTATAAAACGATAGCAGCTGAAATTACCAATAGGATACATGAAGGCGAATATAAGTCGGGTAGTTACCTTCCTTCAGAAAATCAGTTAGCCAGGGAGTTTGAAGTTACCAGGACTACAATTAGAAAGGCCTTAAATATTTTAAAAGAAAGAGGGACCATTGAAAGCCACCAGGGTAAAGGTTATCGGGTTAAGTTACTTCACTGGGAACAGAGCCTGTTAACTTTTTATAGTTTTGGACGTGATATTGCCTGGAAAGTGCAGAACCCGGAAACAAGGTTGCTTTCCTATAATAAAATCAGGGGTCTAAAAAATATTAATGAGTTCATTAATACCGAATTATGGGAGATTACCCGGTTAAGGTTTATGAATGAAATCCCATTAATTTTAGAGACTTCATATATTCCTGTAAAGGTTATGCCAGAATTTAAAGAAGAAGACCTTAAACAGAATTCACTATATAATTTATTAAAAGAAAATGGTGTTCATATTGTAAAAGCTAAAGAATATCTGGAACCAGTATTACCATCACTGGAAGACCAGAAATTATTGAATATCAAACAGAATACCCCTCTATTTCAAACCCTTAGATATACCTATGATTCTAATGAGAAACTACTTGAAGTAAGGGAAAGTTTGATCAGGGGTGACCACTTCCGGTTTTCTGTAGAAATGACTTTATAA
- a CDS encoding radical SAM protein, whose protein sequence is MEIFGPIPSRRLGKSLGINIIPPKVCSYSCVYCQVGRTKKMCINPVEVDDKEEIKENVRQKLDLLEQRGERVDYLTFIADGEPTLASNLAEIIKSVRDFNINTAIITNSSTIDRPGVKESLKMVDWVSLKCDAYTEEVWHKINRPHGGLEPGKIKNGMIEFSRDYSGKMVTETMLVKGINDSEEELKSIASFLNEIKPDVSYISIPTRPPAEEYAVSPTPESINRAYNIFKSQGLTPELLIGYEGSGFASTGNIKEDILSITSVHPLKQEAIVALLKKADASWNEVNSLIEEGRITVVEYNGSKFYVRTIK, encoded by the coding sequence ATGGAAATATTTGGTCCCATTCCTTCCAGGAGATTAGGTAAAAGCCTGGGTATAAACATCATTCCCCCGAAAGTATGTAGTTACTCCTGTGTTTATTGTCAGGTTGGAAGGACTAAAAAAATGTGTATAAATCCCGTTGAGGTTGACGACAAGGAAGAAATTAAAGAAAATGTCAGACAAAAATTGGATTTACTCGAACAGCGGGGTGAAAGGGTAGATTATTTAACCTTTATAGCTGATGGAGAACCGACCCTTGCTTCAAATCTGGCTGAGATTATTAAATCAGTCAGGGATTTTAACATAAATACAGCCATAATAACCAATAGTTCAACCATAGATCGGCCCGGGGTTAAAGAAAGTTTAAAGATGGTAGACTGGGTTTCTCTGAAATGTGATGCATATACAGAAGAAGTCTGGCATAAAATTAACAGGCCCCATGGTGGGTTAGAACCTGGTAAGATCAAAAATGGTATGATTGAATTTTCCCGGGATTATTCAGGAAAGATGGTTACCGAGACAATGCTGGTGAAGGGTATTAATGATAGTGAAGAAGAATTAAAGTCTATTGCCTCTTTTTTAAATGAAATTAAACCTGATGTATCCTATATCAGTATTCCGACCCGTCCTCCGGCAGAGGAATATGCTGTATCCCCCACCCCTGAATCAATTAACCGGGCCTATAATATTTTTAAAAGCCAGGGGTTGACACCGGAATTATTAATCGGATATGAAGGAAGTGGATTTGCCAGTACCGGTAATATTAAAGAAGATATTTTAAGCATTACATCAGTTCATCCCTTAAAGCAGGAAGCTATTGTGGCTTTACTTAAAAAAGCTGACGCCAGCTGGAATGAAGTTAACTCTTTAATTGAAGAAGGTAGGATTACTGTTGTTGAATATAATGGGAGTAAGTTTTACGTTAGAACAATAAAATAA
- a CDS encoding chromate transporter — protein MYETLMALYYSFFKIGLFGFGGGYAMISLIQEELACNNWLNLDEFLDIIAIAQMTPGPVSINSGTFVGYKISTATGSLIATLAVITPSFFMILLVARFFEKIKNSQYISYILRYLRPTVIGLIIAAALKIGKNSVGDVASVLIVLSVILIMAKTKIHPVIVIMLAGITGVIIYQ, from the coding sequence ATGTATGAAACATTAATGGCACTCTATTACTCATTTTTTAAAATAGGTCTTTTTGGATTTGGTGGGGGTTATGCAATGATATCCCTGATCCAAGAGGAATTAGCCTGTAATAACTGGCTTAATCTGGATGAATTCCTTGATATTATAGCTATTGCCCAGATGACACCTGGTCCAGTTTCAATTAATAGCGGGACTTTTGTTGGCTATAAAATATCCACCGCAACAGGCTCCCTGATAGCTACCCTGGCTGTTATTACCCCTTCCTTTTTCATGATTTTACTGGTGGCCCGTTTTTTTGAAAAAATAAAAAATTCTCAGTATATATCTTATATTCTCAGGTATTTACGGCCTACTGTAATTGGCTTAATTATAGCTGCAGCCCTTAAAATAGGCAAAAATAGTGTGGGAGATGTGGCCAGTGTCTTAATTGTTTTAAGTGTCATTCTGATAATGGCTAAAACAAAAATTCATCCGGTTATTGTTATAATGCTTGCTGGCATAACAGGAGTTATAATATATCAATAA
- a CDS encoding cation diffusion facilitator family transporter: protein MMEEERYRETRKVSFISIVINIILSVAKIFIGISFASKALLADGVHSVSDIASTVVVLISIKFSQNPADERHPYGHGKAEQIGTALLGLMLLITGLTLIKDTAGNMITGEITVPGQITLWIALISIISKEALYQYTVKIGKKINSKGLVADAHHHRSDALSSVAALAGIAGARLGYPFLDPLAGLIVALLIIKISIEIIKEAVHELMDGIPDEDKIVKIRKIAENVSGVKDIGDIKIRSYGPHLIVDLTVAVDKNLKVIEGHQVAANIKNELLNSDSNVEDVLVHVDPWQEG from the coding sequence ATGATGGAGGAAGAGAGATATAGAGAAACCAGGAAGGTCAGCTTTATTAGTATTGTTATCAATATAATATTATCAGTAGCAAAAATATTTATAGGTATCAGTTTTGCCAGTAAAGCATTACTGGCTGATGGGGTACATTCTGTTTCCGATATTGCCTCAACGGTTGTGGTCTTAATAAGTATTAAGTTTTCCCAGAATCCAGCAGATGAAAGACACCCCTACGGTCATGGAAAAGCGGAACAAATAGGGACTGCTCTCCTTGGTCTTATGCTGTTAATTACGGGTTTAACTTTAATAAAAGATACGGCTGGAAATATGATAACAGGTGAAATAACTGTTCCCGGGCAGATTACCCTGTGGATAGCCTTAATTTCAATTATAAGTAAAGAAGCCCTGTATCAGTACACGGTTAAGATTGGTAAGAAAATAAACAGTAAAGGTTTGGTTGCCGATGCCCACCACCACCGGTCAGATGCCCTGTCTTCTGTGGCTGCCCTTGCAGGTATTGCCGGGGCCCGACTTGGATATCCGTTCCTCGACCCCCTGGCCGGTTTGATAGTAGCCCTCCTTATTATTAAAATCAGTATAGAAATTATAAAAGAAGCTGTTCATGAGCTAATGGATGGAATTCCTGATGAAGATAAGATAGTTAAAATCAGAAAAATAGCAGAGAATGTCAGTGGAGTAAAAGATATAGGTGATATAAAGATTCGCTCCTATGGCCCCCACCTTATTGTGGACCTGACTGTTGCTGTTGATAAAAACTTAAAAGTAATTGAGGGACATCAGGTGGCAGCAAATATTAAAAACGAATTACTGAATAGTGATTCTAATGTGGAGGATGTTCTGGTTCATGTTGACCCCTGGCAGGAAGGATAG
- a CDS encoding MFS transporter: MEKRFRKNKFYKKVLIFAWHGFFLSLTMSMIDFNTVFPSLITELTEVKVVFGLLYSIMLGAPLVFNIIFSHFMQYYPFKKKFLLIGIYVRSFSFLGMAVFTYIFGRSNPALVIFSFFFWVFLFSISGGFAGLAFTDIIGKLFRKEERGRVYAIKQFFSSLAALFGGSIVARIFSIEEFPLNYTYSLIVGFIGLFIAALAFWLIKEPPSEIGDKKRESLRFFLKRFLLS; encoded by the coding sequence ATGGAAAAGAGATTCAGGAAAAATAAATTTTATAAAAAGGTATTAATATTTGCCTGGCATGGTTTTTTTCTATCCCTGACCATGTCTATGATAGATTTCAATACTGTCTTTCCGTCCCTTATAACAGAATTGACAGAAGTAAAAGTTGTTTTTGGCCTGTTGTATTCGATTATGCTGGGAGCCCCCCTGGTTTTTAATATCATCTTTAGTCATTTCATGCAATATTACCCCTTTAAAAAGAAATTCCTCCTGATCGGAATCTATGTCAGGAGTTTCTCATTTCTGGGTATGGCAGTCTTTACATATATTTTTGGCCGTTCAAATCCAGCCCTGGTAATATTCAGTTTCTTTTTCTGGGTATTTCTCTTTTCGATAAGCGGTGGCTTTGCTGGACTTGCTTTTACGGACATTATCGGGAAATTATTTAGAAAAGAGGAGAGAGGCCGGGTTTATGCCATCAAACAATTTTTCAGTAGCCTGGCGGCCTTATTTGGTGGTTCCATTGTAGCCAGAATCTTTAGTATAGAAGAATTTCCGCTCAACTATACCTACAGTTTAATAGTAGGATTTATCGGTTTATTTATTGCTGCCCTGGCATTCTGGTTAATTAAAGAGCCACCATCAGAGATTGGTGATAAAAAAAGGGAATCTTTAAGATTCTTTTTAAAAAGGTTCCTGTTATCTTAA